The DNA sequence CGCTTCGAGGCCGATCAGTTGGAACTCCTCTAGCCGAAGCCGGAGGCCAGACCTCACCCCGAAGAGCCGGGGCAGAAGGCGGCATCCAGGCTCCGCGCCGCTCCGGACTGCGGAGGAGCGTCCGGTTAGGATCTTGGCTTTGGTCTGAAAAGAAAAAGCCCGGCCTCGAGCTCAATACAGCTCGAGGCCGGGCTTTTCTCGCGGGTGATTCTAGGCTAGATCCGTGGGCTAAGCGGAGGCTTTGGATTTGGGCTGCTGAGCGGTTCCGCCTCGCGTGAGAGCGCCCGCCCAGCGGCTTGGCCCCTTCTTCCCGATGACGAAATCCAGGAAGCCCAAAAGAAATCCAAGACCATAACTGAAGTGGTAGCAAAAGAACACGACCGGCAGCGGCGGAAGCAGCCGCCAACCGCTGCGAGCTGCGGTGAGGAACGAGCCGGCCAAGGCCGCCAGAAAATAAACAGACAGCAACAAGCCAAGTGCGGCCGACACCCCGGCAAAACCCAAAAACAACAGCTCCGTTCCCTTTCCCGCCGCCATGTTGGCTAGCCGAAGCAGCAGGTACCCCAATCCCAAGGACAACGACAGCGCGCCAAGTCCGAGCAACGCCAAGACAAAGGTGCCCGGAACCAAATGACGAATAGAAGCGGGGATACGATGCTTTTGGATCACCCTCACCTTCCAGTAGCCATACTGCATATACTGCCTGAAGAGAGCGGAAAGTGAGCTGCGCGGACTATACCAGCTCTGAATCTTCGGCGATTGGTAGATCTTTCCGCCGCCGCGAGTGATCCGGAGGTTATGCTCGTCGTCCTGATTGCGCACCAATTCCTCATCGAACAGCCCGAACTTGTCGAAGTGCGCTCGATGCCAGCAGCCATACGTGACGGTGTCGAGGTAGCCTTCAAAGGTCGGGTCGTGAAACCGAGCTCCGCCGACCGCGAAGGGCGAATGGTAGGCGGCGGCGATGGCGCTCGCCATGTAGCCCTTGGCGCGGGTTCGGGCGGGACCGCCCACGTTGTCAGCGCCGGTCGCGCGGAGCACTTCCACGCAGTTGCGAACATAGTCGGGGGCGTATTCCGTATGGGCGTCCATCCGCACGATGATGCTACCCGCAGCCGCGCGGATCGCAGCGTTCAGTCCCGACGAGACGATCTGCCGCGGGTTGTCGATCAGCCGGACACGAGGATCCTGGCGCGCAAAGCCCTCCACCAGCTCCCGGGTTTTGTCCGTGGACGCGCCATCGGCGATGATCACTTCAAACCCCCCTGGCGGCGGCTCCTGCTGGAGCACCGATCGCAGACACTGCGTGATATGCTTTTCCTCATTCCGCGTGGGAATGACAATGGTTACTTCCGGAGACATACCTGGTGAGTTGGAATCAACCGTCGCGGCAGACATGAGTTCGCTGAATGGATCCGGCTAGGACTGGCCAGCCTGAGAGTGATCGTCCTGCGGCATGGCAGCCT is a window from the Verrucomicrobiales bacterium genome containing:
- a CDS encoding glycosyltransferase family 2 protein, with protein sequence MSPEVTIVIPTRNEEKHITQCLRSVLQQEPPPGGFEVIIADGASTDKTRELVEGFARQDPRVRLIDNPRQIVSSGLNAAIRAAAGSIIVRMDAHTEYAPDYVRNCVEVLRATGADNVGGPARTRAKGYMASAIAAAYHSPFAVGGARFHDPTFEGYLDTVTYGCWHRAHFDKFGLFDEELVRNQDDEHNLRITRGGGKIYQSPKIQSWYSPRSSLSALFRQYMQYGYWKVRVIQKHRIPASIRHLVPGTFVLALLGLGALSLSLGLGYLLLRLANMAAGKGTELLFLGFAGVSAALGLLLSVYFLAALAGSFLTAARSGWRLLPPLPVVFFCYHFSYGLGFLLGFLDFVIGKKGPSRWAGALTRGGTAQQPKSKASA